One stretch of Zingiber officinale cultivar Zhangliang chromosome 6B, Zo_v1.1, whole genome shotgun sequence DNA includes these proteins:
- the LOC121993033 gene encoding zinc finger A20 and AN1 domain-containing stress-associated protein 5-like isoform X2 — protein MATWHHTPLSVYHIARTGRTPWPSRFLLVVYYVSEAAAFGRADLPMAEEQRLQEGHRLCANNCGFFGSPATLDLCSKCYRDLRLKEDNAASAKVAVERSLSPPPSASASALSLSSPSAASPLPSGTTTGPSVAAADTAKRPSRCLSCRKKVGLMGFQCRCGETFCGEHRYPERHSCIFDYKAAGRGSIALANPLVKADKLRKI, from the exons ATGGCGACCTGGCACCATACGCCGCTTTCCGTTTACCAC ATTGCACGAACCGGAAGGACGCCGTGGCCCTCTCGTTTCCTTCTCGTCGTCTACTACGTTTCCGAAGCGGCGGCGTTCGGAAG GGCAGATTTACCGATGGCGGAGGAGCAGCGGTTACAGGAAGGGCACCGGCTATGCGCCAACAACTGCGGCTTCTTCGGAAGCCCCGCGACTCTGGATCTGTGCTCCAAGTGCTACCGCGACCTTCGTCTCAAGGAGGATAACGCCGCCTCCGCCAAGGTCGCCGTGGAGCGGTCCCTCTCCCCTCCTCCGTCGGCTTCCGCGTCGGCCTTGTCCTTGTCCTCTCCCTCCGCCGCCTCTCCTCTTCCCTCGGGAACAACGACCGGACCATCGGTGGCAGCCGCGGACACAGCCAAGCGGCCGAGTCGGTGCCTGTCGTGCCGGAAGAAGGTGGGCCTGATGGGGTTCCAGTGCCGGTGTGGCGAAACCTTCTGTGGGGAGCATCGCTACCCAGAGCGCCACTCGTGCATCTTCGACTACAAGGCGGCCGGTCGGGGCTCGATCGCGCTCGCCAACCCGCTCGTGAAGGCCGACAAACTCCGCAAGATCTAG
- the LOC121993033 gene encoding zinc finger A20 and AN1 domain-containing stress-associated protein 5-like isoform X1 gives MATWHHTPLSVYHVRPPPRKAVVRLHEPEGRRGPLVSFSSSTTFPKRRRSEDLPMAEEQRLQEGHRLCANNCGFFGSPATLDLCSKCYRDLRLKEDNAASAKVAVERSLSPPPSASASALSLSSPSAASPLPSGTTTGPSVAAADTAKRPSRCLSCRKKVGLMGFQCRCGETFCGEHRYPERHSCIFDYKAAGRGSIALANPLVKADKLRKI, from the exons ATGGCGACCTGGCACCATACGCCGCTTTCCGTTTACCACGTCCGTCCGCCACCGAGAAAGGCGGTGGTTCG ATTGCACGAACCGGAAGGACGCCGTGGCCCTCTCGTTTCCTTCTCGTCGTCTACTACGTTTCCGAAGCGGCGGCGTTCGGAAG ATTTACCGATGGCGGAGGAGCAGCGGTTACAGGAAGGGCACCGGCTATGCGCCAACAACTGCGGCTTCTTCGGAAGCCCCGCGACTCTGGATCTGTGCTCCAAGTGCTACCGCGACCTTCGTCTCAAGGAGGATAACGCCGCCTCCGCCAAGGTCGCCGTGGAGCGGTCCCTCTCCCCTCCTCCGTCGGCTTCCGCGTCGGCCTTGTCCTTGTCCTCTCCCTCCGCCGCCTCTCCTCTTCCCTCGGGAACAACGACCGGACCATCGGTGGCAGCCGCGGACACAGCCAAGCGGCCGAGTCGGTGCCTGTCGTGCCGGAAGAAGGTGGGCCTGATGGGGTTCCAGTGCCGGTGTGGCGAAACCTTCTGTGGGGAGCATCGCTACCCAGAGCGCCACTCGTGCATCTTCGACTACAAGGCGGCCGGTCGGGGCTCGATCGCGCTCGCCAACCCGCTCGTGAAGGCCGACAAACTCCGCAAGATCTAG